The genomic segment TTTCATTTGTATTTATTCACAAAATTTTCGTCAAAGATAAAGTATTCGCTTTTTAACACCACCTTTTGATAACTAAAAAGTAAGAAAGCAAATGACTTTCCTTTTTTAAAAAGAAGTATTTTTGAAAAAAAGCACAGCATGAACATAAAAAGTGACTGGAACATTCCAAACAAATGGCAAATAATTAAAACTATTGATATGCACACAGGTGGAGAACCTTTACGTATAATTATTGATGGTTTACCGGAAATTAAAGGACAGGGTATTTTAGCAAAACGAAGATATTTTAAAGAGAATTTAGATTATATCAGAACAGGATTAATGTGGGAACCTCGCGGTCATGCCGATATGTATGGTGCTATAATAACAGAACCGCAAAGTGCAGATGCTGATTTTGGAACATTCTTTTTGCATAATGAAGGATATTCAACAATGTGTGGTCATGCTATTTTGGCATTATGTAAATTGGTACTCGAAACCGGAATGATTGAAAAAAGAGGCGATAATCCAAGATTAGTAATTGATGCACCACCGGGTAAAATTACAGCCTTTGCTAAACGTAAAAATGGAATAGTAGAAACGATAAGTTTTCAAAATGTACCTTCTTTTGTTTATGCTTTAAATAAGGAAATTAATGTTAAAGGTATTGGTAAGCTTACATTTGATATTGCTTTTGGAGGTGCTTTTTATGCTTTTGTCGAAGCGGATTCGATAGGATTAAGTTTAGATAAATCAAATTATTTAAAACAAATTGATTGGGGACGTAAAATTAAACTATCAATTATGGATGAAATGGAAATTAAGCATCCTTTTGAAGAAGACCTTAGTTTTTTATACGGAACTATTTTTGTTGGCAAAGCTGATAACAAAAACCATCACTCTAAGAATATTTGCATTTTTGCCAATGGCGAAGTAGACAGAAGCGCAACAGGATCAGGAGTTAGTGCCCGTGCAGCTTTACATTTTGCTAAAAGCGAACTAAAAATAGAAGAAAATATCAGCATAGAAAGTATAGTCGGATCTACTATGAATGTTAAAGTAGTAAAAGAAACCAAATTCGGTATCTATGATGCTATTATTCCGGAAGTTAGTGGAACTGCATTTTTTACGGGAAAACATGAATTTATTTTCGATACAAACGACCCTTTTAAAGCCGGTTTTATCTTTAGATAATCCCTTTTAGAAAAGCAAAACTATATAGCACCATTTATTTTAAATATTTCTTTTGCTACTCAATTAACAATAGAAATTTTATTATATCTTTGCAAAAGTAATACGGCTTTTGTAAGCCGTTATTTTACAGACATTTATAATATAATTTCAGAAGAATAAAAGATGACATTTACAACAAAAATTCGGGAACAAGCAATAAAAGCACATTCGCGCATTGTTTTACCCGAAGGAACAGAAGAAAGAACTTTAAAAGCAGCCGATTTTGTTCTTACAGAGGGCATTGCCGATTTAATTTTATTAGGAAACTCAAAAGAGATTGAGAATCAAGCAAAAACTTTGGGCTTAAAAAATTTGAACAAAGCTAAAATTATTGATCCTAAGAATAACCCAAGTAAAGATAAATACGTGGATTTACTGATGAAAATCAGAGGAAAAAAAATTGAGAGTCGTGAACAAGCCGAGAAATTAGTTGAAGACCCTCTTTATTTGGCAACTTTATTAGTTAAAAATGGAGATGCTGACGGAGAGGTTGCAGGTGCAATGAACACCACCGGCAATGTTTTACGTCCGGCTTTTCAAATAGTAAAGACTTTACCCGGCATTACTGTCGTTTCAGGTGCATTTTTCATGCTATTAGAAAACAAAGATTTTGGTGATTATGGTATGATGGTATTTGCCGATTGTGCTGTTCATCCTAATCCAACAGCCGAGGAATTGGCTCAAATAGCAGTTTCTACGGCTCACACAACTAAAGCCATTGCTAATATGCAACCACGTGTTGCCTTATTAAGTTTTTCAACTAAAGGAAGCGCGAAACACGAAATGGTAGATAAAGTTATAGAAGCAACAGCATTGGCACAAAAAATGGCTCCCGAATATCAATTTGATGGTGAGTTACAAGCTGATGCAGCAATTATCCCGGCTATTGGAAATAAAAAAGCTCCCAATAGTACTATTGCCGGCTATGCTAATGTCTTAGTATTTCCTACTTTAGAAGTTGGAAATATTGCATACAAATTAGTAGAGCGTTTAGCGGGAGCTCAAGCTGTAGGTCCGGTATTACAAGGTATGGCAGCTCCAATTAACGATTTATCGCGTGGTTGTTCCGTTGATGATATAATAAATATGATAGCTATTACTTCACTACAAGCAGCAAGTAAAAAGGCTTAAAAATAAAAGCTATGAAAGAAAGATTAGAAGATTTTTCTCTTGGAAAGAAAATGATTAAACAAGGCGGACTCCAAAAAATTGGGGTTGTTGGTGCAGGAAGTACCGGAAAAGAAATTGTTCGTTTAGTGGCACGAAAAGGTATTGAAGCCGTTTTTGTTGACATTAGTGAAGAAAGAGTTCAAGAAGTAATGAAACTCCTCAATGAACAGTTAGATGCAAAGATTAATCGATGGGGACTAACCGAAGGAGAAAAAAGGGCGATGTTGAGTCGTATTCACGGATCGGCAGATTATTCAATATTAAAAGGTTGTAATATTGTTATAGAAGCTATCAATTCTAAAAAACCGGGGACTAGTTTAGAAGAGCGAAAAAAAGTGTTTCAAAAAATAGAGGCTGTTGTATCTCCTGAAACAACCATAGCTTCAAATACGGCTACGCTGATGATTTCCGAAATCTCTTCGGTGCTTAAGCATAAAGAACGTGCAATAGGTTTGCATTTTATTTTACCTATAGATCATGTTAAAGTTGTAGAGGTAGTAAAAACTGTTAGCACCAATGACCCGACTATGAATTGTATCAGTAAATTTTTAAAAATGACTGAGCGTCAAATGGTTGAAGTTCAGGAATCACCCGGAAATATTAATACTCGAATTATGGTGCCTTTGATTAATGAAGCTTGCGCTATTTTACTAGAAGGTGTTGCTGATGTTGCTCAAATTGATAAAACTATTAAAAGCTCAACAGGTCTCTTAAACGGACCTTTTGAAATGGCTGATACTATTGGCTTAGATAAAGTATTAAAATGGATGGAAAATCTTTATAGAGAGTTTGGAGAAATTAGATTTAAACCATCCCCATTTATTAAACGTTTGGTACGTGCCGGTATGCTTGGACGAAGAGTTGGAGAAGGATTTTATCTTTATAAAGACGGTAAACGTATACAGAAAAAAGGCAATATTTTGCATCTGGGAAGAAGCATTTAAGCTAATTAAAAATCAAAAAGAATTATGAAAATTATTGTATTAAACTGTGGTAGTTCATCAATAAAATATCAATTATTTGATATGCCCAGTCAACAAGTTATAGCTAAGGGGCTAGTTGATAAAATTGGCTTAAAGGGTTCTCTAATCGATCATGAACGAGAAGATGGAGCTCATGCTATATTAGAGGGTGAAATTCTTGATCACAAACAAGGTATAGAATATGTTTTAGGCGTTTTACTAAGCGAAAAATATGGAAGCATAAAAGAATTGGAAGAAATTGATGCTGTAGGTCACCGCGTTGTACATGGTGGAGAGCGTTATGGAGAAAGTGTTAGAATCAACGAATCTGTTACTAATACTTTAGAAGAAATGATTGATTTAGCACCTTTGCATAATCCCCCCAATTTAGATGGTATCAATGCCATTACAGAACTTCTTCCGGAAGTTCCTCAAGTGGGAGTTTTCGATACTGCTTTTCATCAAACTATGCCAAAACACAGCTTTTTATATGGAATTCCGTATTCATTATACAAGAAACATGGCGTTAGGCGATATGGATTTCATGGCTCCAGCCATAAATTTGTATCAAAAAAAGCCGCTGAATTTCTAAATAAACCAATGTCAGAACTAAATATTATTACCTGTCATTTAGGTAATGGAGCTAGTATTGCCGCTATTCAGAAAGGGAAATCAATAGATACCAGTATGGGCATGACTCCCATAGAAGGTTTAATTATGGGAACTCGTAGTGGGGATTTAGATATTGGAGCATTATTTCACATTATTAAAAAAGAGAAAATAGATCTTGCTACTGCCAACACTTTAATTAATAAGCATAGCGGAATGTTGGGTATTAGTGGTGTTTCTTCAGATATGCGCGACATTGAAAAAGCCGCTGAAGAAGGTAATGAACGTGCTCAGTGTTCTCTAAAAATGTATCAGTATAGGATTAAAAAATATATTGGCTCTTACGCAGCTGCAATGGGTGGTGTTGATACCATAGTATTTACCGGAGGTATTGGTGAAAATGATTGGCTGACTCGTCAGAATTCTGTTCAAGGATTAGAATTTATGGGTGTTGAGTTAGACAAATCAAAAAATACCGGAATGCGTGGTAAAACTATGGATATTTCTACAGATTCATCTAAAGTTAAAATTTTAGTAATTCCTACAAACGAAGAGTTGGTTATTGCTTCTGATACTTTTGAAATTCTAGATAAAGGATTGGATAAGCTTTAGATTATTAGTCGGGATGCAACTTTAAACAGCATCCCGACCAATACCAAATTTAGAGCTTTAAAAAAAGTATATAAGTTGGACTTAGATGTAAACTATTTTACAATTACTCTTTTCTAGTAACCTGCCAATAACTGCAAACTACGGTTTTCGTCTTTTTTCAACTGAGTTTT from the Bacteroidales bacterium genome contains:
- a CDS encoding 3-hydroxyacyl-CoA dehydrogenase family protein, which gives rise to MKERLEDFSLGKKMIKQGGLQKIGVVGAGSTGKEIVRLVARKGIEAVFVDISEERVQEVMKLLNEQLDAKINRWGLTEGEKRAMLSRIHGSADYSILKGCNIVIEAINSKKPGTSLEERKKVFQKIEAVVSPETTIASNTATLMISEISSVLKHKERAIGLHFILPIDHVKVVEVVKTVSTNDPTMNCISKFLKMTERQMVEVQESPGNINTRIMVPLINEACAILLEGVADVAQIDKTIKSSTGLLNGPFEMADTIGLDKVLKWMENLYREFGEIRFKPSPFIKRLVRAGMLGRRVGEGFYLYKDGKRIQKKGNILHLGRSI
- the pta gene encoding phosphate acetyltransferase; protein product: MTFTTKIREQAIKAHSRIVLPEGTEERTLKAADFVLTEGIADLILLGNSKEIENQAKTLGLKNLNKAKIIDPKNNPSKDKYVDLLMKIRGKKIESREQAEKLVEDPLYLATLLVKNGDADGEVAGAMNTTGNVLRPAFQIVKTLPGITVVSGAFFMLLENKDFGDYGMMVFADCAVHPNPTAEELAQIAVSTAHTTKAIANMQPRVALLSFSTKGSAKHEMVDKVIEATALAQKMAPEYQFDGELQADAAIIPAIGNKKAPNSTIAGYANVLVFPTLEVGNIAYKLVERLAGAQAVGPVLQGMAAPINDLSRGCSVDDIINMIAITSLQAASKKA
- a CDS encoding proline racemase family protein; the protein is MNIKSDWNIPNKWQIIKTIDMHTGGEPLRIIIDGLPEIKGQGILAKRRYFKENLDYIRTGLMWEPRGHADMYGAIITEPQSADADFGTFFLHNEGYSTMCGHAILALCKLVLETGMIEKRGDNPRLVIDAPPGKITAFAKRKNGIVETISFQNVPSFVYALNKEINVKGIGKLTFDIAFGGAFYAFVEADSIGLSLDKSNYLKQIDWGRKIKLSIMDEMEIKHPFEEDLSFLYGTIFVGKADNKNHHSKNICIFANGEVDRSATGSGVSARAALHFAKSELKIEENISIESIVGSTMNVKVVKETKFGIYDAIIPEVSGTAFFTGKHEFIFDTNDPFKAGFIFR
- a CDS encoding acetate kinase, whose translation is MKIIVLNCGSSSIKYQLFDMPSQQVIAKGLVDKIGLKGSLIDHEREDGAHAILEGEILDHKQGIEYVLGVLLSEKYGSIKELEEIDAVGHRVVHGGERYGESVRINESVTNTLEEMIDLAPLHNPPNLDGINAITELLPEVPQVGVFDTAFHQTMPKHSFLYGIPYSLYKKHGVRRYGFHGSSHKFVSKKAAEFLNKPMSELNIITCHLGNGASIAAIQKGKSIDTSMGMTPIEGLIMGTRSGDLDIGALFHIIKKEKIDLATANTLINKHSGMLGISGVSSDMRDIEKAAEEGNERAQCSLKMYQYRIKKYIGSYAAAMGGVDTIVFTGGIGENDWLTRQNSVQGLEFMGVELDKSKNTGMRGKTMDISTDSSKVKILVIPTNEELVIASDTFEILDKGLDKL